One Aegilops tauschii subsp. strangulata cultivar AL8/78 chromosome 7, Aet v6.0, whole genome shotgun sequence genomic window carries:
- the LOC109782843 gene encoding wall-associated receptor kinase 3-like, translated as MAAAAAAALVAASGAAPAPIGKHGCETRCGDVSVPYPFGLGPDRCSAAAGFKLTCVHGNTTGTRPGAASRPRLFLSDYRGFEIMDISVENRTVSGVSPTIFSNAAINSTIRRSMGFGDNRWKNTRPPSTSYLVATGCNVQVTLLFTTPAGTHSYTSGCTSYCSGSAVITDNEVRNYGVGFCTTPVVSYLASYTVELKRLAGNSTINNDLPVYVFIAEEGWFGPDRAVDLMNLGARRSRLKAKDEHLLVPLTLDWVCIHGSCNASVNANCTTLDNVCQCNPGYKGNPYLTDGCQVYVDIDECMQPMDHGCFGECHNTQGSFDCWCSRGGNASQPNGCLKPTRKTGLIIGLSVATGASSILFFLGGLLIIRKIKHHKAEKLKQKFFNQNHGQLLQQLVSQRSDIGGRMIIPLKEIEKATNNFDQTRKLGGGGHGTVYKGILSDLHVVAIKRSNIVVQREIDEFINEVAILSQINHKNIVKLHGCCLETEVPLLAYEFISNGTLGDHLHNESPKSISWSGRLRIGSEVGRAIAYLHSAVLVPIIHRDIKSSNILLDDAFTAKVSDFGASRYIPIDQTGRTETAVQGTIGYLDPMYYYTGRLSEKSDVYSFGILLVELLTRKMPTMYRTSAGKLVDILDSQVVEEGGSEVEEVAALAASCIKLRGEDRPTMRQVEMALEGIQANKQLVLTDLGAERNEENYLTRTSLSLEEVS; from the exons atggcggcggcagcggcagcggcgctCGTAGCAGCGAGCGGAGCAGCGCCGGCGCCCATAGGGAAACACGGCTGCGAAACGAGGTGCGGTGACGTGAGCGTGCCATACCCGTTCGGCTTGGGACCGGACAGGTGCTCCGCAGCGGCAGGCTTCAAGCTCACCTGCGTCCACGGCAACACTACCGGTACCAGACCCGGAGCAGCCAGCCGGCCCCGGCTGTTCCTCAGCGACTACAGGGGCTTCGAGATCATGGATATCTCAGTGGAAAACCGGACGGTTAGCGGGGTCAGCCCCACTATCTTCAGCAACGCCGCCATCAACAGCACTATCAGGAGGTCTATGGGCTTCGGTGACAACCGCTGGAAGAACACCAGGCCACCGAGCACCTCCTATCTGGTGGCCACGGGGTGCAACGTGCAGGTCACGCTGCTCTTCACTACTCCTGCCGGCACCCACAGCTACACCTCCGGCTGCACCTCATACTGTAGCGGCAGTGCTGTGATCACCGACAACGAAGTCCGGAACTACGGCGTTGGCTTCTGCACTACCCCGGTCGTCTCATACCTCGCGTCCTATACCGTGGAGCTCAAGCGGCTCGCCGGGAACAGCACCATTAACAACGATCTCCCGGTGTACGTGTTCATCGCCGAGGAAGGTTGGTTTGGTCCGGACCGGGCCGTAGATCTTATGAATCTGGGCGCACGTCGTTCCAGACTCAAGGCCAAGGATGAACATCTGTTGGTACCCTTGACCCTCGACTGGGTATGCATCCATGGATCCTGCAACGCCTCCGTCAACGCCAACTGCACCACACTCGACAACGTGTGCCAATGCAATCCTGGCTATAAGGGTAACCCTTACCTAACGGATGGATGCCAAG TATATGTAGATATCGATGAGTGCATGCAGCCAATGGACCATGGCTGTTTCGGTGAGTGTCACAATACGCAGGGATCGTTCGACTGCTGGTGTTCGCGAGGAGGAAACGCCAGCCAACCAAATGGCTGCCTCAAGCCCACAAGGAAAACAG GTTTAATCATTGGTCTCTCCGTTGCTACTGGCGCATCCTCCATTCTTTTCTTTCTGGGTGGATTGTTAATAATTCGCAAGATTAAGCATCACAAGGCTGAAAAGTTGAAACAGAAGTTTTTCAATCAAAATCATGGACAGCTATTGCAACAACTAGTATCTCAAAGGTCTGACATTGGCGGAAGGATGATCATCCCTTTAAAGGAAATAGAGAAGGCCACAAACAATTTTGATCAAACGCGTAAACTTGGTGGCGGAGGGCATGGTACAGTCTACAAAGGAATATTGTCAGACTTACATGTTGTGGCCATCAAAAGGTCAAATATTGTGGTCCAGAGAGAAATTGATGAGTTCATAAATGAGGTTGCCATACTATCACAAATCAACCATAAGAATATTGTTAagcttcatggttgttgtctcgAGACAGAAGTCCCACTATTGGCCTACGAATTCATTTCCAATGGAACCCTTGGTGATCATCTTCATAATGAATCACCAAAATCAATATCTTGGAGTGGCAGGCTAAGGATCGGAAGTGAAGTAGGAAGAGCAATTGCTTACCTTCATTCTGCTGTTTTAGTTCCTATAATACATAGGGATATCAAATCTTCTAACATACTTCTTGATGATGCTTTCACGGCAAAAGTATCAGACTTTGGTGCTTCGAGGTACATTCCAATCGATCAGACAGGTAGAACAGAAACAGCAGTGCAAGGAACTATAGGATATCTTGATCCTATGTACTACTACACGGGACGGCTGTCAGAAAAGAGCGATGTTTATAGCTTTGGAATCCTTCTTGTGGAGTTGCTTACGAGGAAGATGCCAACCATGTATAGAACCTCAGCAG GCAAACTAGTTGACATACTGGATTCCCAAGTTGTAGAGGAGGGAGGTAGCGAAGTTGAAGAAGTAGCTGCTCTAGCGGCATCATGTATAAAATTAAGAGGAGAGGATAGGCCAACCATGAGGCAAGTGGAGATGGCACTCGAAGGCATTCAGGCAAACAAGCAGCTTGTCCTAACTGATTTGGGAGCAGAGCGAAATGAGGAGAACTACTTAACCAGAACCAGTTTGAGCTTGGAGGAAGTGAGCTGA